A segment of the Phycisphaerae bacterium RAS1 genome:
GCGGTTCTGGCTTGCGTTCTGGGGATGGGAGTCAAGGAGACGATGGCGACCGCGCCGCTGATCGTCTTTCTGCACGATCTCATTTTTTTCGGCCGCGGAGTAGGCGCTGTGCTTCGGCGCCGGGTGTTCATGTACGCAGGCCTGGCGGCGAGCTGGGAATGGCTGGCGTACCTCGTGGCCGCGGCGCCGCGCAGCGTGACGACCGGATTCGACCTGAATGCACTGACGCCATGGACCTACCTGGTGACCCAGGCGGGGGTGATCGCCCATTATCTGCGGCTGGCGGTCTGGCCGGTGGGGCAGTGCCTGGACTACGGCTGGCCGGCGGCGCGAAGCCTCATCGAGGTGGCGCGGCCCGGCGCGGCGGTGCTTTCGCTGTTGGCGCTGACGGGCGTGATGCTCTGGCGTCGGCCGAGGCTGGGTTACCTGGGGCTGTCTTTCTTCGTAACGCTCGCTCCTTCGAGCAGCGTCGTGCCGATCCGCGAAATTGCGTGCGAATATCGCATGTACCTGCCGCTCACGAGTCTGTGCGTGGCGGTGACGCTGGCCGGCTACGGCGCGGCGGCGCGGCTGAGGTCACACTCTCTCTACGCGCGCGCCGCTCCCGCCCGAGTCGGCTGCATCGCCGGCGGCCTGGTCGTCCTGCTGCTGACCGCCACGACGATCCGCCGAAACTACGACTATCGCTCGGCCGAGGCGATCTGGAGCGACACGGTCCGCAAGGCGCCGCACCATGCGCGTCCGCACAACCTGCTGGCCAACACGCTGGCCCGCGCGGGGAAGATGGAGCCTGCGGAACGCGAGTTTCGCGCGGCGCTGGCGATCGACCCGGGCTATGTGCCGTCCATGACCGGTCTGGCGAATGCACTCGCCATCGGCGGCCGGCTGGACGAAGCGGCCGCGGAGCACCGCCGCGTGCTCGAAATCCGGCCGAATTACTGGCCGGCGCACGCGAACCTGGCGGCGCTGCTGCTGCAGATGGACCAGCCGGACGCGGCGCTGCGCAGCGCCGCGCGGGCGGCCGAGCTGGAATCGCGGGCGGTCGCGCCGCGGATTACGGCGGCCGAGGCGCTGGCGAAGCTGGGACGTCTCGATGAGGCGCGGCGGTGGTACGAGGAGGCGATGTTTCTTGATCCGGCTGAGCCGCGGGCGCGCGCGGGATTGAGAGCCTTATCCGAGCCGCGACCGTGAGGGAGCGGTAGCTGCTCGAGCTTCGAAGACCGCTCCCTCACGGTCGCGGCTCGGATCGCACCGCGCAGACGAGATCGTGAGCGCCCGCGCGATCAGGGTCCCGACAGCAGCGCGATGAACGGGTTGATGTCGAGTACGTCGATATTCCCGTCGTCGTTCACGTCGCCGTTGGTAATATCGCAGGCCGGGAACGCGATGGAGTATCCGACGGGGTCGCTGAGCGCGAGCGTGAAGGGGTTGATGTCGAGAATATCAACCACGCCGTCGCAGTTCATGTCGCCGAGCAGCGACTGGGCGCAATCGAATGACGCGATGACCACGTCGTCCACGCCGCCTTCCGTAACCGAGT
Coding sequences within it:
- a CDS encoding Tetratricopeptide repeat protein: MGDKRRRLTAASVLTLLALAAYANSLTAPFIFDDLNGIVDNAHVRRLLPLSVSMSARPDTAAAGRPILSLTLALNYAIGGYNVLGYHVANLAIHLAAGLALYGVVRRTLAVCQVIPAAPLALTAAAIWVVHPLNTEAVTYVIKRNESLMAFFYLVTLYSAIRAAQAAGARAAAWQAAAVLACVLGMGVKETMATAPLIVFLHDLIFFGRGVGAVLRRRVFMYAGLAASWEWLAYLVAAAPRSVTTGFDLNALTPWTYLVTQAGVIAHYLRLAVWPVGQCLDYGWPAARSLIEVARPGAAVLSLLALTGVMLWRRPRLGYLGLSFFVTLAPSSSVVPIREIACEYRMYLPLTSLCVAVTLAGYGAAARLRSHSLYARAAPARVGCIAGGLVVLLLTATTIRRNYDYRSAEAIWSDTVRKAPHHARPHNLLANTLARAGKMEPAEREFRAALAIDPGYVPSMTGLANALAIGGRLDEAAAEHRRVLEIRPNYWPAHANLAALLLQMDQPDAALRSAARAAELESRAVAPRITAAEALAKLGRLDEARRWYEEAMFLDPAEPRARAGLRALSEPRP